The Terriglobales bacterium genome segment GAGATGCCGCTCACGGCTGGCCTACGGTTGGGCCCTTACGAGATCCTGGGCGCACTGGGTGCGGGCGGGATGGGAGAGGTGTACCGTGCCCGCGACACCCGCCTCGGCCGCGACGTCGCCGTCAAGATCCTGAGTTCCAGGCTGGTCTCCGGGCCGGAGTTGCGCGAGCGCTTCGAGCGCGAGGCCCGCACCATCTCCCAGCTTTCCCATCCGCACATCTGCCCGTTGTACGACGTCGGCCGCCAGGACGACGTGGACTTCCTGGTCATGGAGTACCTCGAGGGCGAGACGCTGGAGCATCGTCTGATGCGAGGCCCCTTGCCGGCCGATCAGCTCCTGAAGATCGCTATCCAGGTCTCCGATGCTCTGGGCAATGCGCACCAGCACGGCGTCGTGCACCGCGATCTGAAGCCGGGCAATGTCATGCTCACCAAGACCGGGGCCAAGCTCATGGACTTCGGGCTGGCGAAGCTCCGCGCCGAATCGGCGCCAGCGGTCGCGGCCCTCGCTGAAATGGTGACCGCACCCACCAGGAAGCTCACCGTCGAAGGCACGCTCGTCGGCACCTTCCAGTACATGGCGCCGGAGCAGCTCGAGGGCGGCGAAGTGGACGCGCGTAGCGATATCTTCGCTTTGGGCGCCGTCATTTATGAGATGGCGGCCGGACGGCCCGCCTTTACCGGCAAGAGTAAGGCCAGCCTGATCGCCGCCATTCTGTCCTCCGAGCCGAAGCCCCTCACCGAACTGCAGCCCATGACTCCGCCCGCGCTCGAGCATCTGGTCCGGACTTGCCTGGCCAAAAACCCGGAGCAGCGCTGGCAGACGGCGCACGATCTGAAGCTGGAGCTGGAATGGGTCGCCGAAGCCGGGTCGAAGGCGGGCGTGCCCGCCCCGGTGCTGGCCCGGCGCAAGCGCCGCGAATGGCTGCTTTGGGGCATCACGCTGTTCTGCTTCCTGGTCGCGCTCGCAGGGCTCTTCCTTGCCTACCGCGAACACCAACGCGTGCTGCCCATCGCGGTGCGCTCCTCCATCGAGCCTCCTGAGGGCCAGATCTTCGCCTTCACCGGCGATGTCGCCGGGCCTCCGGTCATCTCGCCCGACGGTACACGCATCGTCTTCGCGGCTTCCGACCAGAGCAACCATCAGCAACTCTGGCTGCGCTCCCTCAACTCGACCACCCCGCAGCTGATCGCCGGCACCGACAATGCCACCTTCCCCTTCTGGTCGCCGGACAGCCGCAAGGTCGGCTTCTTCGCCGACGGCTCTCTGAAGATCAGCGACCTGTCGGGCACCCCGCCGGTCGCGCTCATCAACCGGGTGGTTTATGGCCGGGGCGGCGCATGGAGCCGCGACGGTCGTATCCTGTTCTCCCCGGGGTTCCGCTACGGCCTGATCTCCATCCCGTCCACCGGCGGTGCGTACAAGGACGTGCTGAGCACGCGTGACACTGAGTTCACCTCTTTCCGCTGGCCCCAGTTCATGCCCGACGGCAAGCATTTCATCTACCTGGCCGTGCACCACGAGAAGGGCATCGAGAGTTCGCTGTTCTTCGCCTCGCTCGACGACCCCAAGCCCAAACTGGTGATGCGCACCAGCGCCGCCGCCCGCTTCGGCTCTGGGCGCTTGCTGTTCATGCGCAACACTACCCTGATGTCGCAGAAATTCGACCCCACGACCGGCGAACTCTCCGGCGAAGCCACGCCCCTCGCCGACCAGGTGCTCTGGGACGCCGGCATCTGGCGCGCCGTGTTCGATGTCTCCGAGAACGGCATTGCCATCCACGAACCCGGCACCGTGGCCGCTTCCACGCGCCTCGCCTGGATGGACCGCGCCGGCAAGCAGCTCTCCACCCTCGATGTGCCGACCGGCTTTCAGACCCAGTCCATCTCACCCGACGGAAGATACCTGGCCGTTCAGGGAAATCCTTCGACCGACCTGTGGATCTACGACCTGGAACGAGGCGTTCACAGTCGTCTGACCTTCGAACCCATGAGCCGCCAGTTCCCTATCTGGTCACCCGATGGACGCTGGGTGGCTTCCCTCACCTTTCTTCCTCCCGCCAGTTTCATTATGCGCAAGCGCGCCGACGGCATCGGCCCGGAGGAGAAGCTCCTCGAGAGCAAGGCGATCATGGCCGTGTGTGATTGGTCGCCGGACGGAAAACATATCCTGTATGCCCAGGCGACGGAGAACGGCGCCGCGAGCTGGATCTGGGCCTTGCCCCTCGACGGCGACCGCAAGCCTTTTCCACTGGTACAAACCCCGTTCTACAATGCGCCCGCCGTCTTCTCCCCCGACGGGAAATGGATCGCCTACCAGTCGAACGAATCCGGCCGCCCTGAGATCTACGTCACCACCTTTCCCCAGCCCTCGGGCAAGTGGCAGGTTTCGACCAACGGGGGATACACA includes the following:
- a CDS encoding protein kinase, coding for MPLTAGLRLGPYEILGALGAGGMGEVYRARDTRLGRDVAVKILSSRLVSGPELRERFEREARTISQLSHPHICPLYDVGRQDDVDFLVMEYLEGETLEHRLMRGPLPADQLLKIAIQVSDALGNAHQHGVVHRDLKPGNVMLTKTGAKLMDFGLAKLRAESAPAVAALAEMVTAPTRKLTVEGTLVGTFQYMAPEQLEGGEVDARSDIFALGAVIYEMAAGRPAFTGKSKASLIAAILSSEPKPLTELQPMTPPALEHLVRTCLAKNPEQRWQTAHDLKLELEWVAEAGSKAGVPAPVLARRKRREWLLWGITLFCFLVALAGLFLAYREHQRVLPIAVRSSIEPPEGQIFAFTGDVAGPPVISPDGTRIVFAASDQSNHQQLWLRSLNSTTPQLIAGTDNATFPFWSPDSRKVGFFADGSLKISDLSGTPPVALINRVVYGRGGAWSRDGRILFSPGFRYGLISIPSTGGAYKDVLSTRDTEFTSFRWPQFMPDGKHFIYLAVHHEKGIESSLFFASLDDPKPKLVMRTSAAARFGSGRLLFMRNTTLMSQKFDPTTGELSGEATPLADQVLWDAGIWRAVFDVSENGIAIHEPGTVAASTRLAWMDRAGKQLSTLDVPTGFQTQSISPDGRYLAVQGNPSTDLWIYDLERGVHSRLTFEPMSRQFPIWSPDGRWVASLTFLPPASFIMRKRADGIGPEEKLLESKAIMAVCDWSPDGKHILYAQATENGAASWIWALPLDGDRKPFPLVQTPFYNAPAVFSPDGKWIAYQSNESGRPEIYVTTFPQPSGKWQVSTNGGYTPKWGRDGKEIFYIASGDTRVTAVPVRAKAGQFTIGEAKPLFRLSGTAQLFSWFEPSTRSDKFLAPAPMGENQPPLTLITNWTAALSK